The proteins below are encoded in one region of Amycolatopsis magusensis:
- a CDS encoding sensor histidine kinase, with translation MRRLLSWVRARPVVTDWLLTGLLVLLSLPAVLLSPYADWPIRLLSGLLILPVPFRRTRPVAAIAFALTVFAAQIAFTDTRDALLPANLSLVFLIYALVVYGPRRAFWPAVGATVVLSALWSVKLGGLTQATPVLLAVLTVFLIATLAVADGVSVRLQQLGEARERAREAQEKRDALARAAVAEERARIAREMHDVVAHAVSTMVMQSEGARLLGRQDPDAVDEALKAISGTGREAIVELRRVLGVLRETGTGTEPQPGPDALAGLAEQTRIAGVATRLDVLGSTDGVSPGAAMTVHRIVQEALTNVLRYAPSGARCAVTVDFGRPEEDAREIEVSVVNDGGYGIQRARAVDGSGYGVLGMRERVAMFGGELTAGPAGDGGFRVTARLPLEAS, from the coding sequence GTGCGGAGGCTGCTGTCGTGGGTGCGGGCACGCCCGGTGGTGACCGACTGGTTGCTCACCGGGCTGCTCGTGCTGCTGTCCCTGCCCGCGGTGCTGCTCTCGCCGTACGCGGACTGGCCGATCCGGTTGCTCAGCGGGCTGCTGATCCTGCCGGTGCCGTTCCGCCGCACCCGCCCGGTGGCGGCGATCGCGTTCGCGCTGACCGTGTTCGCCGCCCAGATCGCGTTCACCGATACCCGCGACGCCCTGCTCCCGGCGAACCTCTCGCTGGTGTTCCTGATCTACGCACTGGTGGTCTACGGGCCGCGACGCGCGTTCTGGCCCGCGGTCGGGGCCACCGTGGTGCTTTCGGCGCTGTGGTCGGTCAAACTCGGCGGCCTCACCCAGGCCACGCCGGTGCTGCTGGCCGTACTGACGGTGTTCCTGATCGCGACGCTCGCCGTCGCGGACGGGGTGAGCGTGCGGTTGCAGCAACTCGGCGAGGCCCGCGAGCGCGCACGGGAAGCGCAGGAGAAGCGGGACGCCTTGGCGCGGGCGGCGGTCGCCGAGGAACGGGCACGGATCGCCCGCGAGATGCACGACGTGGTGGCCCACGCGGTGAGCACCATGGTGATGCAGTCCGAGGGCGCGCGGTTGCTCGGCAGGCAGGACCCGGACGCGGTCGACGAGGCGCTCAAGGCGATCAGCGGCACCGGCCGCGAGGCCATCGTCGAACTCCGGCGCGTGCTCGGCGTGCTGCGGGAGACCGGGACGGGCACCGAACCGCAGCCGGGACCGGACGCGCTCGCCGGGCTCGCCGAGCAGACCAGGATCGCCGGCGTGGCCACCCGGCTCGACGTGCTCGGCAGCACCGACGGGGTGTCTCCGGGAGCGGCGATGACCGTGCACCGGATCGTCCAGGAGGCGCTGACCAATGTGCTGCGGTACGCGCCGTCCGGCGCCCGTTGCGCGGTGACCGTCGATTTCGGGCGACCCGAGGAGGACGCGCGGGAGATCGAGGTGTCGGTGGTCAACGACGGCGGGTACGGGATCCAGCGGGCACGCGCGGTGGACGGCAGCGGTTACGGTGTGCTCGGCATGCGTGAACGAGTGGCGATGTTCGGGGGCGAGCTCACCGCGGGACCGGCCGGGGACGGCGGGTTCCGGGTCACCGCGCGACTCCCGCTGGAGGCGTCTTGA